The Castanea sativa cultivar Marrone di Chiusa Pesio chromosome 11, ASM4071231v1 genome contains a region encoding:
- the LOC142614587 gene encoding phenylalanine--tRNA ligase, chloroplastic/mitochondrial-like, translating into MLYLSTLTPVILTNKFDDLCPIVTVKQNFDDVLVPADHVSRSYNDTYYIDPQSVLRCHRSAHQAELLRRGHTHFLVTGDVYCRDSIDSTHYPVFHQMEGVSVFSPDDWEASGVDATSYAAEDLKKCLEGLANHLFGAVEMRWIDTYFPFTNPSFELEIYFQVLLIDNFTNKKGMTSHCYRIAYRLMERSLTDDEINELQNVREQVQSKLNVVLR; encoded by the exons ATGCTCTATTTGAGTACTTTGACACCAGTTATCCTAACAAATAAATTTGATGATCTCTGTCCAATTGTAACTGTGAAACAG AATTTTGATGATGTCTTGGTTCCTGCTGATCATGTAAGCAGGAGTTATAATGATACATACTATATTGATCCTCAATCTGTTTTGAGGTGTCATAGAAGTGCTCATCAGGCAGAGTTATTGAGAAGAGGACACACTCATTTTCTTGTTACAGGAGATGTATACTGCAGGGATTCCATAGACTCGACTCATTACCCTGTGTTTCATCAG ATGGAAGGTGTAAGTGTGTTTTCACCAGATGATTGGGAGGCATCTGGTGTAGATGCCACATCTTATGCAGCTGAGGACTTGAAGAAATGTCTTGAGGGCTTGGCAAATCACCTATTTG GTGCTGTGGAAATGCGCTGGATTGATACTTATTTTCCATTCACCAATCCATCATTTGAACTTGAGATATATTTTCAG GTGCTATTGATAGACAATTTCACCAACAAGAAGGGAATGACCAGTCATTGTTATAGGATTGCATATCGATTGATGGAACGTTCACTCACAGATGATGAAATTAATGAGTTGCAG AATGTAAGAGAGCAGGTGCAGAGCAAGCTGAACGTTGTTCTTCGATGA